CCTCAAGTTCCAGGTCGGAGCGGGCTCGGATGTTGACAGTGTCATTGAGGTGAACCTCTCGGGTGCGAACGTGAAGTCCGTAGCGGGGGCGCTCGGCTCCGCAATGTCGGGCGCTAAGTTCGCCGTTGATACGCCGACGGCGGTTGGTGGTGTCCACACCTTCACCATCACGAAGGCGGGAATCGACACCACTGTCGCCACGGCAAATCTCGGAGCGCCGGGCGACTTTAAGACCGTCCAGGAGTTTGCGGACGCCCTCAATGCCGATGCGGACTTCACGAAGGAGTTGACCGCGCGGGTAAACGCTGATAACGAGCTCGTGGTTCGCGCCAAGAACGGCGGAGCGGTCGTTGGGGGTGCGACTGCGGGGACCGACGCAGCGTCGGGAACTGGCGCCGGAACGAGTTCGGCTATCGCCGGGGCCAACGGGCTAGACTTCTCTACGAACGCGCTTGCTCGGCAGTCGATCGACAACATCGACGAAAGCATCAAGACGATTTCGACGGCTCGTGCGGAACTGGGTGCTTACCAGAACCGTCTTGAGCACACCATCAAGAACATCAACGTCTCGATCGAAAACCTCACTGCGTCGGAGTCCCGTATCCGGGACACCGACATGGCCAGCGAGATGGTCAACTTCACCCGCTCACAGATCCTGTCCCAGGCCGGCACCGCCATGCTGGCGCAGGCCAACCAGATCCCCCAGGGCGTGCTGCAGCTCCTCCGGTGATCGAACGCCGGTGACCCCGGCACCAGCGTGACCGCGGCCGGCGGCGGGTGAACTCGCCGCCGGCCGCACCCATGTGAGCGAGGAAGGTGGATGCAATGTCGAGCATGGCGATCGACGGTCTGGCCAGTGGGCTCAACACCACCGAGCTGATCAACGGCCTCATGCAGATCGAAGCCGCTCCCCAGGTGCTGCTCAAGCGTAAGTCCACCGAGACGACCAACCTCATCTCCGCACTGCAGGCGCTGAACACCAAGGTGGCCTCGCTTGGCACCAACGCCGCCAAGGCTGCCAAGGCACCCTCGTGGGATATCCACAAGGTCGCCAGCTCGTCGTCCGCCGCGACGGCGACCGTGGCGGGTGGAGCAGCCGCCGGGACCCTCGAGTTCGCCGTCGACAGGCTCAGCGCCGGCCAGGTCTCCATGGTGAACCTGGACCTGGAGGCGGGGGGCACGGACCTTGGCACGCCGCCCACGCTGAGCGTCCTCCGGAACGGCAAGATCTACACAATCCCGGCATCCGGAGACCTTGACGTCATCGCCGCAGCCATCAACAAGGCCAAGGACCTCGGGCTCAGCGCCGTCAAGGTCCGTGTCAGCAACGGCGTGGCCGGTGGAGAGCCCGAGTACCGCCTTCAGCTTTCCGGAATCTCCGGCGAGGCCAACTCCTTCAACCTCTACGCCGGCGATGCGGAAGGCCGCGGATACGTCACCGTCGACTCGAACGGGGTCGCGACCGAAACCGCAATCGATCCCGGGATCGACCGCGTCGCGCACGGCATCGGATCAATTGCTTCGGACGACCCGGCCAAGCCGCTCGTCGTCGCGACGGACGCACAGATCACCCTGTGGCCCAGTGCTGGCGCTACCAATCCTTTGCAGCTGACGAGTGCTACGAACACGTTCGCTGGCGTCATGGCCGGCGTCGACGTGACGGTCAAGGCCCAAACGGACGCCGCGCCGGTCGTGCTGACCGTCTTGCCGGATGGCGACGCCATTCGAAAGCTGGTCTCGGATGTCATCGGCTCTGTCGGCGTCGTCCTCTCCGACATCGCCTCTCGCGCGGCCGCGACGACGACCACCGCGACCGACGGACGCCCGGTCGTCTCAGGCGGCCTCTTCTCCGGTGACTCGGCTGTCAGGTTCCTCGCGGACAACGTGCGTTCGGCGGTGACGTTGCCCGTTGATGGCCGTTCGCCGTCGGCCCTCGGCATCAACATCGACCGCAGTGGCGCCATCTCGTTCGACCAGGCCGCCTTCGACGCGGCGATGGCTGAGGACGCTGAAGGCACACAAGCGATGGCGATGGCCATCGCCCTGCGCGTGGCGGACGTCGCGAAGACGGCATCCGACCCCATCGACGGCACGGTCACGAAGAAGATCGAGTCTCAGCAGAGCATGGTCCGGAACTTGGGCGAGCAGATCGCCAACTGGGACCGGCGCCTCGAGCAACGTCGAGCAGGACTCGAGCGCACCTACGCCGCCCTCGAGGTGACCCTTAGCGGCATGCAGGCCCAGATGAGCTGGCTCACCAGTCAGCTCGCCACCTTGCCGAAGATCGACACCGGCAAGAGCTGACGGGAGAAGCCATGAACCAAGCAGTGCTCCTCAACCGCTTCAAGTCCGAGTCGGTAGCCACGGCCTCCCCGGCCAAGCTCCTGACGATGCTCTACGACCGCCTGGTCCTGGACCTGGACCGCGGCATCGAGGCTCTCAATCGCGACGACCGCGCCGAAGCCAACGCCCAGCTCACCCACGCACAGGAGATCATCCACGAGCTCCGCGCCAGCCTGGACGTCAATGCCTGGGACGGAGCGCAAGGCCTCCTCGACCTGTACGGCTACCTGCTCACTGAGCTGGTCGGCGCCAACATCGCCCGCAGCGTCACCCGGGTCACCGCCTGCCGGGACCTCATCCTCCCGCTTCGGGACGCCTGGCACGAGGCAGCTGCGTCGACGACGTTGGCCGGCACGTCCGCCCAGGCCGCCCGCGCCGTCGCGGCCGCGGCCGCCGACCCCGCCGGCCACCAGCCGATCGGTGACCTCGGTGTCGCCTGAATCCGGTCTCGGAGCACCTGTGACACCTCGCGGAGAGGTCGACATTTCGCGGACCGCGGGAGGCGGCGCGCGCACCGGGGCAGGGGAAGAGGGCTTCCACGCCCGCTGGGTCGCCGCGCTGACCGAGCTCGAGGTCGACGTCGCCGAGGCCGAGCGCAGCCTCACCGGCGACCACATGCCCGAGCGGCGCGACCCGTGGCAGCCGCCGCAGGAGCTCGGCCCCATGCCCGCTTCGCTCCGCACTCGGGCTCAGGCGCTTCTGGAGCGCCAGACCGAGGTCGCCCGCCAGGTTGCCGAGGCCGCCGCCATGAGCCGCAAGCAGGCCCGCGCCGTCCAGGCCATGCGCGCGAACGGACCTGCCCGACCCGTCTACGTCGACATGGCGGGCTGATCAGCAGCATCTGGTACCAGCGCGGCACAGGGGCCGCAACCGTTACCCAACGTTCATGAGAGAACTCTCCTAAATCTCTCATCTGCGACTTCACCCTGCCGATGGGACCGAACGAGCACGGATTGCTCATCAGGCAGGCCACGGATCGGCCGAACACCCGCGAGCTGGATGGGGCCCACTCGGCATGTTCGACTCCGTGACGTCGGTGGCGATGAAGAGCGCCCTCGATGCCCTCGCCCTGCGCCAGCGCGTGATCGCCGACAACGTCGCCAACGTGCAGACCCCCGGGTTTCTTGCCGGACGGGTCTCCTTCGAGGACGAGCTCGCCCGCGCCGTCGAGCGCGGCACTGGCGCCGCCGAACCTTCCGTCGCCCGCTCCCTCGAGCCCACCCGCACCAACGGCAACAACGTCAACCTCGACACCGAGACGCTCTCTAACGTCGACACCAACCTGCGCTACCAGGTGGCCACCCGCGCCATCGACGGCCAGTTCTCCGCCATCCGCACCGCGCTGAGGAGCAACTGATGCCCATCTTCGGCGCCATCGGCATCGCCGGCACCGGCATGACCGTCAACCGCAAGTGGCTCGACGCGGTCAGCGACAACCTCGCCAACATGAACAACGCCGCCCCCACCGACGGCGAGGCCTTCCGCGCCCGCTTCGTGGTCGCCCAGGCCATGGACTACGGCGAGGCCGGCGGGGTGGAGGTGGCCGGCATCGAACTCGGCGACGCCGCAGGCCGCCTGGTCCACGAGCCCAGCCACCCCCTCGCGGACGAAGACGGCTACGTGCGCTACCCCGACATCGACATGGGCTCCCAGATGACCTCGCTGATCATCGCCCAGCGCGGCTACCAGGCCAACGCGGCCGTGGTGGACCGCGCCAAGGAGACCTACACCGCCGCGCTGCAGATCGGGAGGAACTGATGCCCATCTCCGGCATCGAGGGCCTGGGCGCCTTCATGGGCGGACCGGCCGCCGCGTTCGGCGTCCGCAACGTCGCCCCCACCTCCAACCTCGGCGACCTGCTCGAGCCCGGCAAGGCGGCCGACGGCGGAGCCTCCTCCTTCGGCGTCAGCCTCGCCTCCGCCGTCGACAACCTCACCGCGGCCCAGGCGAAGTCCTCCGACCTGGCGGTCAAGGCCGTCACCGGCGACCTCGACGACGTCCACGACTACACCATCGCCGCCACCGAGGCCGCGGTCACCCTGGAGCTCACGGCCGCCCTGCGCAACAAGGCCGTTGACGCCTTCACCGAGATCATGCGGATGCAGGCCTGATGCCCGCGGCAGTCACCGGGTTCTTCGGGAAGGTCAAGAACACCTGGGCGCAGTTCTCGATGCCCCAGCGCACGCTCGTCATCCTTGCGATCGCGGTCCTCGTACTCGGCGCCACCGCGCTGTACTCCTGGGCGGCCAAGCCCACCATGGCGCCGGTGTTCTCCAACCTCTCCCCGGCGGACGCGTCCGCCGTCGTCGACCAGCTCGAGGCCGAAGGCGTGAAGTACGAGCTCGCCGACGGCGGCGGCACCGTCCTGGTCCCGCGCGAGCAGCTCTACGACCTGCGCATCTCCCTCGCCGCCACCGGCGTGGGCACCACCGAGGACGGCTACTCGCTCCTGGACGACATGGGCATGACCAGCTCGGACTTCCAGCAGCAGGTCACCTACCAGCGCGCCCTCGAGGGCGAGCTGGCCAAGACCATCACCGCGATCAACGGCGTCTCCGCCGCCACCGTCCACCTCGCGCTGCCCGAGGAGTCGGTGTTCGTCGACCGCGCCGTGGACCCCACCGCGTCGGTGTTCGTCGACCTCGAGGCCGGCAAGCAGCTCGAGGCCTCCGCCGTCCAGGCCGTCATCAACCTCGTCTCCTCCGCCGTCCCGCACATGGACGCCACCGGCGTGACCGTGGTCGACGCCGCCGGCGCCGTGCTCTCCGCCACCGGCCTGGGCACCGGCCCGGGCGGCGCGTCCGACTACGAGGAGGACGTCACCTCCGACGTGCAGGCGATGCTGGACCGGGTGGTCGGCCCGGGCAACGCCGTCGTCTCCGTGCAGGCCGAGCTGAGCCGGGACGAGACCGACCGGCTCACCGAGACCTTCACCCCGGCCGACGGCGCACCCCCGCTCTCGGAGTCCACCTCCACCGAGGAGTACACCGGCACCGGGCAGGCCGTCGGCGGTGTGCTCGGCCCGGACAACATCGCCGTGCCCAACGGCGAGGGCGACGGCAGCTACACCCGCGAGGACTCCGTGCTGAACAACCCGGTCAACAAGGTCACCGAGCAGACCACGGTCAACCCCGGCGGGGTGGCGCGCCAGTCCGTCTCCGTGGTGGTCGACGCCCAGGCCGGCGCCGGGCTCAGCCTGGCCGAGCTCGAGCGCATGGTCACCGCCGCCGCCGGCATCGACCCCGCCCGCGGGGACATCGTGGCCGTGTCCCGCATGGCGTTCGACACCACCGCCGCCGACGCCGCCGCCGAGGCCCTGGCCGCGGCGGAGGAGCAGGCCGCCGCCGAGCGGCAGGCCGAGCTCATCCGCAACGCGATCATCGCGGTCGTGCTGCTGGTGATCGTGCTGCTCGTCGCCGCATTCATCCGCCGCGCCCGCCGCGAACGGCGCGAGGAGATCGACCTCGGCGAGCTCAAGCTGCTCCAGGCCCAGCAGGCCGAGGACGCCGCCGAGCTCGAGGCCGGCACGCCCGCGGACACCACCTACCTCCCGTCGGTCCCCGAGCCGATCCAGCTGCCGCCGGCCACCGAGGCGGACGCCATGCGCGCCGAGATCGCCGCGCTGGCCACCGAGGACCCGGCCGTGGTGGCCGCGCAGCTGCGCGAGTGGCTGGCGGTGCGCCGATGAGCGTCACCACCGGGGTGGGGCAGCTGACCGCCACCCAGAAGGCCGCCGTCGTGCTCCTGCAGATCGGGCACGAGCGCGCCGCCAAGGTGCTCGCCGAGCTCAGCGAGCAAGAGGTCGAGGAGATCACCGCCGAGATCGTCCGCATCGAGAACGTGCCGCAGGGCACGGCCGACGCGGTGATGAAGGAGTTCCACCGCCAGCTCTCCACCGGCGCCCCCACCATCGGGCACGGCGGCCTGAGCTACGCCCAGCGCCTCCTCGAGGCCTCCTTCGGCCCCGAGAAGGCCGCCGGCGTCCTCAACCGGCTGAGCACGATGATGGCCGGACAACCCTTCGACTTCCTCCAGCAGGCCGACGCCCGCCAGGTGCAGTCCCTCATCTCCGGCGAGCACCCGCAGACCATGGCGCTCGTCCTCGCGCACCTGCGCGCGGACCGGGCCTCCGCGATCATGGCCGGCCTCGAGCCGGAGCTGCGCACCGACGTCGCGCACCGCATCGCGCTGATGGAGCGCGCCTCCCCGGAGGTCGTGAAGATCGTCGCGGAGAACATCGAGCGCAAGGCCACCGCGGTGCTCACGCCGGGCGACATGACCGCCGTCGGGGGCGTGCAGCCCCTGGTGGAGATCCTCAACCGCTCCGACCCGGGCACCGAGAAGCAGATCCTCGACGCCCTCGGCGAGCGTGACTCCGAGCTCGCCGAGCAGGTGCGCGGCATGATGTTCACCTTCGAGGACATCATCCTGCTCGACGACCGCGCCGTGCAGCTGGTGATGCGACAGGTGGACGTCGCCACCCTCGCCGTCGCGCTCAAGGGCGCGCCCACCACGGTCGGCGACAAGACCCGCCGCAACCTCTCCGAGCGCGCCCGGGACAACCTGCGCGAGGAGATGGACCTCTCAGGCCCGGTCCGCCTGTCGGAGGTCCAGGACGCCCGCGGCCAGATCATCACCGTGATCCGCAGCCTGGAGGAGAGCGGCCAGATCGTCATCCGCCGCGACGGCGAGGACGACTATGTCAGCTGAGCCCGCCTTCGCCCCCGCCACGTTCGCTGCCGCCACCCCCACCTCCCGGGCCGCGGCGTCGACGGCGAGCGCGAGCGGGTACGCGGCCGGGTACGCCGCGGGGTTCAACGCCGGCTCCAAGGCGGCCGCAGTCGCCGCTGCCGAGGCCGAGCGGCGCCGCGAGGCCGACGAGATCGCGCACGCAGCACGCCGCGCCGCCGACGCCGAGACCGCCCTGACCGTGCTCGCCCAGACGGCGGCCGCCGCCCGGGCGCGCACCGCACCCGTGATCGGCGACGCACTGGAAACCGTGGTCCGCGCCGCCGTCGAGCTCGCCGAGGCGCTGCTCGGCGCCGAGCTGGCCGACGACGACACCTCCGCCCGCACCGCCCTCACCCGGGCGCTGACCGAGGCCGGGGAGGACGACGTCGTCCGGGTGCGCCTCAACCCCGAGGACCACGCCCACCTGCGCACCATGCTCGAGGCGCAGCCCGGCACGCTGGACATCCCTGCCGGCATCGAGCTCGTCCCGGACCCGTCGCTCGCCCGCGGCGACGCCGTCAGCGAGCTCACCGAGGGCTTCCTCGACGCCCGCCTCGGCACCGCGCTTGCCCGCGCCCGCGCCGCGCTGGAGGTGCGGCAGTGACGCTCCTGGTGGACACGCCCCGCTGGGCGCGCACCCTCGCCGCCGCCGCGCCCACCCGGGTGGGCACGGTGCGCTCCGTCGTCGGCCTGTCGATCGAGGTGACGGGGCTGCCCTGCGCGGTCGGGGACCTGGTGAGCATCGACGCCGGCAAGCAGGCGATCGGCGCGGAGGTGGTGGCGCTGGACCGCGCCGTCGCCCGCTGCATGCCACTCAGTGCCATCGGCGGACTGCGCGTGGGTGCGCCCGTGCGCGGGACCGGCCGCCCGCTGTCCGTGGGCGTGGGGCCATCGCTGCTCGGGCGGGTCCTCGACGGGCTCGGCCGACCGATCGACGGACGCGGGCCGCTCGGCGCCACCGAGGTGGTGCCGGTGGCCGGGCAGGCCCCGCCCGCGCTGGACCGGGCCCGCGTGGACACCCCGCTGGAGCTGGGTGTGCGGGTGCTGGACACGCTCGTGACGGTCGGGCGCGGGCAGCGCATCGGCCTGTTCGCCGGCTCCGGGGTCGGCAAGTCCTCGCTGCTGTCGATGATCGCCCGCGGCACCGAGGCGTCGGTCAACGTCATCGGCCTGGTGGGCGAGCGCGGCCGCGAGGTGCGCGAGTTCCTCGAGGACGACCTCGGCCCGGAGGGCCTGGCGCGCTCCGTCGTCGTCGTGGCCACCTCCGACGAGCCCCCCGTGGTGCGCCTGCGCGCCGCATTCACCGCCACCCGGATCGCCGAGCACTTCCGCGACACCGGCGCCGACGTGGTGCTCATGATGGACTCCCTCACCCGCGCGGCGATGGCCCAGCGCGAGATCGGCCTGTCCGTCGGCGAGCCGCCCGCCACCCGCGGCTACCCGCCGTCGACCTTCTCCATGCTCGCCCAGCTCCTCGAGCGGGCCGGCACCGGCACCACGGGGTCGGTCACCGGGATCTACACCGTCCTTGTCGACGGCGACGACCACAACGAGCCCATCGCCGACTCCGCCCGCTCCATCCTCGACGGGCACGTGGTGCTGGACCGCAAGCTCGCCGTCGCCGGCCACTTCCCTTCCGTGGACGCCGTCGGGTCGGTCTCGCGGGTGGCGTCCCGGGTGACCTCGCCGGACCAGCGCCGACTGTCGACGGCGCTGCGCACCGTGCTCGCCGCGCGGCGCCAGGCGCAGGACCTGCTCGACGTCGGCGCGTACGTGGCCGGGTCGAACCCGCAGGTGGACGCCGCGGTCAACCACGCCGGGGCCATCGACGCGTTCCTGCGTCAAGGCATGGACGAGGCCGCGCCGGCGGCGCGGTCCTGGCAGCAGCTCGCGGAACTCGTTGGAAAGCTGGGGGTCGCCGCATGAGTACGTTCCGTCTGGCCGGGCTGGGCCGGTTGCGCCGGCTGCAGGAGGACCACGCCGCCGCCGAGCTGGCGCGCCGCGCCACGGACCGCCGCGGCGCCGACCGGCGCACCGCCGACGCGCGGGACTGGCTGGCCGGCACGGTGCTGTCGGGGACGTCGGACCCGCAGAGCTGGCGGGCTGCCGTGGCCGCGCGCGCGGCGATGAGCGCGACGGTGATCGCCGCGCAGGCCGCCGCGGAGGTGGCGGCGGAGCACGAGACGCAGGCGCAGACCCAGTGGGTCGCGGCGCGCAAGCGGTCCAAGACGGTGGAGAAGCTCGCCGAGCGCCACCGCGACGA
This window of the Georgenia yuyongxinii genome carries:
- a CDS encoding flagellin N-terminal helical domain-containing protein, which gives rise to MALTINNNIAAVNAYRNLSNTQNDLSKSLEKLSSGFRINRAADDAAGLAISEGLRSQVGGLKVAARNAQDGISVVQTAEGALTEVHSILQRLRDLSVQAANDSNNPNARTNIETESDSLVAELNRIAESTNFNGTSLLKGNGATGNLKFQVGAGSDVDSVIEVNLSGANVKSVAGALGSAMSGAKFAVDTPTAVGGVHTFTITKAGIDTTVATANLGAPGDFKTVQEFADALNADADFTKELTARVNADNELVVRAKNGGAVVGGATAGTDAASGTGAGTSSAIAGANGLDFSTNALARQSIDNIDESIKTISTARAELGAYQNRLEHTIKNINVSIENLTASESRIRDTDMASEMVNFTRSQILSQAGTAMLAQANQIPQGVLQLLR
- the fliD gene encoding flagellar filament capping protein FliD — its product is MSSMAIDGLASGLNTTELINGLMQIEAAPQVLLKRKSTETTNLISALQALNTKVASLGTNAAKAAKAPSWDIHKVASSSSAATATVAGGAAAGTLEFAVDRLSAGQVSMVNLDLEAGGTDLGTPPTLSVLRNGKIYTIPASGDLDVIAAAINKAKDLGLSAVKVRVSNGVAGGEPEYRLQLSGISGEANSFNLYAGDAEGRGYVTVDSNGVATETAIDPGIDRVAHGIGSIASDDPAKPLVVATDAQITLWPSAGATNPLQLTSATNTFAGVMAGVDVTVKAQTDAAPVVLTVLPDGDAIRKLVSDVIGSVGVVLSDIASRAAATTTTATDGRPVVSGGLFSGDSAVRFLADNVRSAVTLPVDGRSPSALGINIDRSGAISFDQAAFDAAMAEDAEGTQAMAMAIALRVADVAKTASDPIDGTVTKKIESQQSMVRNLGEQIANWDRRLEQRRAGLERTYAALEVTLSGMQAQMSWLTSQLATLPKIDTGKS
- the fliS gene encoding flagellar export chaperone FliS — encoded protein: MNQAVLLNRFKSESVATASPAKLLTMLYDRLVLDLDRGIEALNRDDRAEANAQLTHAQEIIHELRASLDVNAWDGAQGLLDLYGYLLTELVGANIARSVTRVTACRDLILPLRDAWHEAAASTTLAGTSAQAARAVAAAAADPAGHQPIGDLGVA
- a CDS encoding flagellar basal body rod protein FlgB; protein product: MFDSVTSVAMKSALDALALRQRVIADNVANVQTPGFLAGRVSFEDELARAVERGTGAAEPSVARSLEPTRTNGNNVNLDTETLSNVDTNLRYQVATRAIDGQFSAIRTALRSN
- a CDS encoding flagellar basal body rod protein FlgC; the encoded protein is MPIFGAIGIAGTGMTVNRKWLDAVSDNLANMNNAAPTDGEAFRARFVVAQAMDYGEAGGVEVAGIELGDAAGRLVHEPSHPLADEDGYVRYPDIDMGSQMTSLIIAQRGYQANAAVVDRAKETYTAALQIGRN
- the fliE gene encoding flagellar hook-basal body complex protein FliE gives rise to the protein MPISGIEGLGAFMGGPAAAFGVRNVAPTSNLGDLLEPGKAADGGASSFGVSLASAVDNLTAAQAKSSDLAVKAVTGDLDDVHDYTIAATEAAVTLELTAALRNKAVDAFTEIMRMQA
- the fliF gene encoding flagellar basal-body MS-ring/collar protein FliF, with translation MPAAVTGFFGKVKNTWAQFSMPQRTLVILAIAVLVLGATALYSWAAKPTMAPVFSNLSPADASAVVDQLEAEGVKYELADGGGTVLVPREQLYDLRISLAATGVGTTEDGYSLLDDMGMTSSDFQQQVTYQRALEGELAKTITAINGVSAATVHLALPEESVFVDRAVDPTASVFVDLEAGKQLEASAVQAVINLVSSAVPHMDATGVTVVDAAGAVLSATGLGTGPGGASDYEEDVTSDVQAMLDRVVGPGNAVVSVQAELSRDETDRLTETFTPADGAPPLSESTSTEEYTGTGQAVGGVLGPDNIAVPNGEGDGSYTREDSVLNNPVNKVTEQTTVNPGGVARQSVSVVVDAQAGAGLSLAELERMVTAAAGIDPARGDIVAVSRMAFDTTAADAAAEALAAAEEQAAAERQAELIRNAIIAVVLLVIVLLVAAFIRRARRERREEIDLGELKLLQAQQAEDAAELEAGTPADTTYLPSVPEPIQLPPATEADAMRAEIAALATEDPAVVAAQLREWLAVRR
- the fliG gene encoding flagellar motor switch protein FliG, which produces MSVTTGVGQLTATQKAAVVLLQIGHERAAKVLAELSEQEVEEITAEIVRIENVPQGTADAVMKEFHRQLSTGAPTIGHGGLSYAQRLLEASFGPEKAAGVLNRLSTMMAGQPFDFLQQADARQVQSLISGEHPQTMALVLAHLRADRASAIMAGLEPELRTDVAHRIALMERASPEVVKIVAENIERKATAVLTPGDMTAVGGVQPLVEILNRSDPGTEKQILDALGERDSELAEQVRGMMFTFEDIILLDDRAVQLVMRQVDVATLAVALKGAPTTVGDKTRRNLSERARDNLREEMDLSGPVRLSEVQDARGQIITVIRSLEESGQIVIRRDGEDDYVS
- a CDS encoding FliH/SctL family protein is translated as MSAEPAFAPATFAAATPTSRAAASTASASGYAAGYAAGFNAGSKAAAVAAAEAERRREADEIAHAARRAADAETALTVLAQTAAAARARTAPVIGDALETVVRAAVELAEALLGAELADDDTSARTALTRALTEAGEDDVVRVRLNPEDHAHLRTMLEAQPGTLDIPAGIELVPDPSLARGDAVSELTEGFLDARLGTALARARAALEVRQ
- a CDS encoding FliI/YscN family ATPase, which produces MTLLVDTPRWARTLAAAAPTRVGTVRSVVGLSIEVTGLPCAVGDLVSIDAGKQAIGAEVVALDRAVARCMPLSAIGGLRVGAPVRGTGRPLSVGVGPSLLGRVLDGLGRPIDGRGPLGATEVVPVAGQAPPALDRARVDTPLELGVRVLDTLVTVGRGQRIGLFAGSGVGKSSLLSMIARGTEASVNVIGLVGERGREVREFLEDDLGPEGLARSVVVVATSDEPPVVRLRAAFTATRIAEHFRDTGADVVLMMDSLTRAAMAQREIGLSVGEPPATRGYPPSTFSMLAQLLERAGTGTTGSVTGIYTVLVDGDDHNEPIADSARSILDGHVVLDRKLAVAGHFPSVDAVGSVSRVASRVTSPDQRRLSTALRTVLAARRQAQDLLDVGAYVAGSNPQVDAAVNHAGAIDAFLRQGMDEAAPAARSWQQLAELVGKLGVAA
- a CDS encoding flagellar FliJ family protein, which translates into the protein MSTFRLAGLGRLRRLQEDHAAAELARRATDRRGADRRTADARDWLAGTVLSGTSDPQSWRAAVAARAAMSATVIAAQAAAEVAAEHETQAQTQWVAARKRSKTVEKLAERHRDEEQVAELRAEQQVLDEMATQRAARRTEDES